One genomic region from Streptomyces sp. NBC_00457 encodes:
- the fahA gene encoding fumarylacetoacetase produces MPPFDVPEGDPFGPHNLPYGVFSPAGTTERRVGVRLGDHVLDAGAAAHALGSPYAPLLARPTLNPLLAAGRTTWSDVRRALTAWLTVPSHRETVAPLFHPLSSVTLHLPFEVADYVDFYASENHARNVGRIFRPDAPDSLTPNWKHLPIGYHGRSGTVVVSGTDVVRPSGQRKSPADPAPVFGPSVRLDIEAEVGFVVGTPSPMGRPVGLGDFRDHVFGLCLLNDWSARDIQAWEYVPLGPFLGKSFATSVSAWITPLDALEGARVAPPERTHALLPYLDDTASDVEPGGYDLRISVAINGHVVSEPPFSTMYWTAAQQLAHMTVNGASLRTGDLYGSGTVSGPAEHERGSLLELTWNGRDTLELPDGKRTFLEDGDVVTLSAWAPGADGVRVGVGEVVGRVVAGN; encoded by the coding sequence ATGCCCCCCTTCGATGTCCCCGAGGGCGACCCCTTCGGCCCGCACAACCTTCCGTACGGTGTCTTCTCCCCCGCCGGTACCACGGAGCGGAGGGTCGGGGTCCGGCTCGGCGACCACGTCCTCGACGCGGGCGCGGCGGCGCACGCGCTCGGCTCGCCGTACGCCCCCCTGCTCGCCCGGCCGACCCTCAACCCGCTGCTGGCCGCGGGCCGCACCACCTGGTCGGACGTACGGCGCGCGCTGACGGCGTGGCTGACGGTGCCGTCCCACCGGGAGACCGTCGCGCCGCTGTTCCACCCCCTGTCCTCGGTGACCCTGCACCTCCCCTTCGAGGTCGCGGACTACGTCGACTTCTACGCCTCCGAGAACCACGCCCGGAACGTCGGCCGCATCTTCCGCCCCGACGCCCCCGACTCCCTGACCCCCAACTGGAAGCATCTGCCGATCGGTTACCACGGCCGCTCCGGCACGGTGGTCGTGTCGGGCACGGATGTCGTACGACCGTCAGGGCAGCGCAAGTCCCCCGCCGACCCGGCGCCCGTCTTCGGCCCCTCCGTCCGCCTGGACATCGAGGCGGAGGTCGGCTTCGTGGTGGGCACGCCGTCGCCGATGGGCCGGCCGGTGGGGCTCGGCGACTTCCGGGACCACGTCTTCGGCCTCTGCCTCCTCAACGACTGGTCCGCACGCGACATCCAGGCCTGGGAGTACGTCCCCCTCGGCCCGTTCCTCGGCAAGTCCTTCGCCACGTCGGTGTCGGCGTGGATCACGCCGCTGGACGCGCTGGAGGGGGCGCGGGTGGCGCCGCCGGAGCGGACGCATGCGTTGCTCCCCTATCTGGACGACACCGCTTCCGACGTGGAGCCCGGCGGTTACGACCTGCGCATCTCGGTCGCGATCAACGGCCATGTGGTCTCGGAGCCGCCCTTCTCCACCATGTACTGGACCGCCGCCCAGCAACTGGCCCACATGACCGTCAACGGCGCCTCCCTGCGCACCGGCGACCTCTACGGCTCCGGCACGGTCAGCGGCCCGGCCGAACACGAACGCGGCTCCCTCCTGGAGCTGACCTGGAACGGCCGCGACACCCTGGAACTCCCCGACGGCAAGCGGACGTTCCTGGAGGACGGGGACGTGGTGACGCTGTCGGCCTGGGCGCCGGGGGCGGACGGGGTGCGGGTCGGGGTGGGGGAGGTTGTGGGGCGGGTCGTGGCGGGGAACTGA
- a CDS encoding HAD family hydrolase, whose protein sequence is MAAPIAYSLIATDLDGTLLRGDDTLSDRSLAALAQVTAFGARHLVVTGRPAPRVRPLLDILGSGGLAVCGQGAQVYDAGADRLLWSVTLDRELAETALGKIEAEIGQVYAAVDQDGVDGLTLIEPGYLMPHPTLPAVRVGRRDDLWCAPISKVLLRHPALSDDELAATARAVVGSLATVTMSGPGTVELQPIGVTKATGLALAAEHLGLGPGQTIAFGDMPNDIPMFDWAAHGVAMANAHPELKAVADEITLSNEDDGIAVVLERLFPERLFPTG, encoded by the coding sequence ATGGCCGCACCCATCGCATATTCACTCATCGCCACTGACCTGGACGGCACCCTGCTCCGGGGCGACGACACGCTCTCCGACCGGTCGCTCGCCGCGCTTGCGCAGGTGACGGCGTTCGGCGCCCGGCACCTGGTGGTGACGGGGCGGCCGGCCCCGAGGGTGCGGCCGTTGCTCGACATCCTCGGCAGCGGGGGGCTCGCGGTGTGCGGACAGGGCGCGCAGGTGTACGACGCCGGCGCGGACCGTCTGCTGTGGTCCGTCACGCTGGACCGGGAGCTGGCCGAGACAGCGCTCGGCAAGATCGAGGCGGAGATCGGGCAGGTGTACGCCGCCGTCGACCAGGACGGCGTCGACGGGCTCACGCTCATCGAACCGGGGTATCTGATGCCGCACCCGACCTTGCCCGCCGTACGCGTGGGGCGCCGCGACGACCTGTGGTGCGCGCCCATCAGCAAGGTGCTGCTGCGTCATCCCGCCCTGTCCGACGACGAGTTGGCGGCGACGGCGCGCGCGGTGGTGGGTTCCCTCGCGACGGTCACCATGTCGGGACCCGGGACCGTCGAACTCCAGCCAATCGGAGTGACCAAGGCGACCGGTCTCGCGCTGGCCGCCGAGCATCTGGGGCTGGGACCGGGGCAGACCATCGCCTTCGGGGACATGCCCAACGACATCCCCATGTTCGACTGGGCGGCGCACGGCGTCGCCATGGCCAACGCCCATCCCGAACTCAAGGCGGTGGCCGACGAGATCACCTTGTCGAACGAGGACGACGGCATCGCCGTCGTCCTCGAACGTCTCTTCCCGGAACGTCTCTTCCCGACGGGGTAG
- a CDS encoding transglycosylase SLT domain-containing protein: MAAAGKHRRTRTARITRAIAVAGTGVAVLALPVIGATSASAATPTVATATSLGYSDTLDGWIRASLQVMAQNGIPGSYDGIYRNIMRESSGNPAAINNWDSNAAAGTPSKGLLQVIDPTFQAYHVAGTKFDPYDPVANITAACNYAFQRYGSIDNVFGAY; this comes from the coding sequence ATGGCTGCAGCCGGTAAGCACCGCCGAACCAGAACCGCTCGCATCACCCGCGCCATCGCCGTCGCCGGCACCGGCGTCGCCGTCCTCGCGCTGCCGGTCATCGGCGCGACCAGCGCCTCGGCGGCCACCCCGACCGTGGCCACCGCCACCTCGCTGGGCTACTCAGACACCCTCGACGGCTGGATCCGGGCGTCCCTCCAGGTGATGGCGCAGAACGGCATCCCCGGGTCGTACGACGGCATCTACCGCAACATCATGCGGGAGTCCTCGGGCAACCCGGCCGCCATCAACAACTGGGACTCCAACGCCGCCGCGGGCACCCCGTCGAAGGGCCTCCTCCAGGTCATCGACCCGACCTTCCAGGCGTACCACGTGGCCGGCACCAAGTTCGACCCGTACGACCCGGTCGCGAACATCACCGCCGCCTGCAACTACGCGTTCCAGCGGTACGGCTCGATCGACAACGTCTTCGGCGCGTACTGA